Proteins encoded by one window of Pristiophorus japonicus isolate sPriJap1 chromosome 17, sPriJap1.hap1, whole genome shotgun sequence:
- the slc39a1 gene encoding zinc transporter ZIP1 has protein sequence MRRSGNIAASDSLLLDITNFPLPEFVVAVGFFLVLIIERIVLECHSSSLSETTPLIAHRTPAATHCTDGMINYCVLINTNSAETTQSHVHVDVNAHSAFHSFILFLSLSLHSLFEGLPIGLQQTESKVLQIFVAILIHKSIIVFSMALKLTQSNVQQGRVILYVIVFAMMSPLGIVIGIIITQVKSASTDLAQSLLEGITAGTFIYITFLEILPHELNSTDGRLLKLLGILFGFCIITALSFIP, from the coding sequence ACGAACTTTCCACTTCCAGAGTTTGTCGTAGCAGTTGGTTTTTTCCTGGTTCTCATCATCGAGCGAATTGTTCTGGAGTGCCATAGcagcagtttgagtgagaccacccCTCTTATTGCACACCGTACTCCAGCAGCAACCCACTGCACTGATGGCATGATTAACTACTGTGTACTGATAAACACCAACAGTGCGGAGACCACACAGTCCCATGTCCATGTTGATGTCAATGCCCATTCTGCTTTCCATTCTTTTATTCTCTTCCTTTCTCTATCCTTACACTCCCTATTTGAGGGATTGCCCATTGGTCTACAGCAGACAGAGTCAAAGGTTTTACAGATCTTTGTCGCCATTTTAATTCATAAAAGTATAATTGTTTTCAGCATGGCTCTGAAGCTTACACAGAGCAATGTGCAGCAAGGCCGAGTGATATTATACGTTATAGTGTTTGCAATGATGTCCCCTCTGGGGATTGTGATTGGTATTATAATCACACAGGTCAAGTCAGCCAGCACTGACCTGGCACAGAGTCTGCTTGAAGGGATCACTGCAGGGACATTCATTTACATCACCTTTTTAGAAATTTTGCCTCATGAACTAAATTCCACCGATGGGCGACTGCTGAAGCTCCTGGGCATTCTCTTTGGCTTCTGTATAATCACTGCGCTCTCCTTCATACCTTAA